One uncultured Draconibacterium sp. genomic window, ATTTATTTCTGAACGTTTGACTCCTGCAGTAGTCAAAATGTTGCAACTATTTTTAATTATTTCCTTTCTACCCCAGATTTAATGCTTTTAAAGCCGCAGTAAAAATCACAATCATGAAAATAACGTTGTAAATAAATGATACAGTAATAAACTTAATAATCGTTTTTCCGATTGATTGTCCATAGAATTTCCACATGGCAATAATCAGGTAGATGGGAGTAACAAGAAGCAAAAACGAAACAATGTTAATGATGCTGGTTCCAAAAAGCATAAATAGGCCAACTATAAGGATCATTACAACAAAAATAAAGGAATGAATATGTATGGAGAATACCAAATGACGCATATAATTTTGCTTACGCCTAATGTATACCAGCTTTAAAATAACAGCAAGTAAGGGCAGCAAAAGAAAAAATGCCCACGAAATATACTTCAGAATATTAGCATTAGTTTGCTCGGGAGACCTCAGAATTCGAAGGTACTTTTGAATATCAGCACGTTCAGCAGGATCTTCTTCCGTTTTTAATTCTTCTTCGAGTTTATTTATGGAATTGTCGAGTATGCTGCGCACACTGTTTTCTTTAAACAATTCTGCCAAATCAACTCCCGCTCTTCCTTCTCCGTATAACTTTGTTGTGTCTACTTTTATTCCAATTTGATTTAACAAAGAATCGGTTTCAGCCATTTCACTGGCAGCCATTTCAACACTAACTGTATTCAATACCGAATCGGCCATCACAACCGAACTCGAATCCAGTCCTACTTTTGTTTTTTCGCTGTCGAGCACGGTAACCAATCCTTTATTGGTATAAATCTGCAATAACAGAAACAATACAAAACTTACGAAAACGTAAACCCGAAAAGGCGGAGCATAACGTACTCTACGTCCTTCAATATACTCCTTCGATAGAAAACCCGGCCGGAACAACAGGGCTATAAATGTTTTAAAGAAACGGGTGTCGAATGCAAAAAAATCACCCAGGAAATTATATAAAACAAAACTAATGGGTTTGTCAAACTCCTTTACAGACTGCCCGCAGTTTGGGCAAAAATGACCATCGAACTTTGTTTCGCAATTGGCACAAGTTACGTTTTTATAATCTTCTTCAGATTTACTGTGTTTAAAACGCGGCAGAATTTTAGGCAACATTCTTTTTCTCTATTTTTTTGTCTTTTAAGTCTATTTCCCAAACATCGATAAAAGGGAAAATAGTGGGTGCAAACGAACGTATTGGCTCGTACATACGAGAATTTTCTTTTGCACTCTCAGACAAGATATGAACATCTTCGTCGATTTTATTAAATACGACTAAAATTATGCTCAAAATTAATGCTGATTTTAAAACTCCAAATACCACACCTGCAAGCTTGTTTACAAAACCCAACATTACGGTTTCAACCAACTTATTTACTGCGCTGCTAACCACATGCACTAAAATTACAATAACAACAAAAGTTACGGCAAACGAAATAAGATTCAAGTGATCGGTTTTAAGATTGAAATTATCGATTAAAAATTCGCTGGTTACGTATGAGAATTTTATGGCTCCCCAAATTCCCAGTATCAATGCAGCCAAAGATGCAACTTCTGCAATTAATCCCTTTTTAAAACCGTTAATAGCGGCCAGAATAAGAATAATTCCTAAAACAATATCGATGTAATTCATATGTTTATTTTCGTTAAGTTTAAAAGTATGCAAGTGAAACGAATACCAGTGTTTAAAAATCAGGCTCGTGTTTTCGTTTCACCACAAAAGCACAAGCGGCTATTTTAGTATGTATCTCAAACAAAGTAAATATAAAAAATCATTGATCTAAAAAATAATCGAATCGGTAAATCTCCCGGTTTTATAGTTTAACGCTACATTTTTTATTTTTATTTCAGATATCAAAGCTTTTCTACCATGCTGTAAATTAATTTCTTTCATGTTGCAATTACATCTGGCATCTTTTCATTCCGAAATTTCCACAAAATAATCGAAGATTTCTTTAGTTGTTCTGATTTAGGTTTTCTATTTTCAACGCAGATTTTGGTAATTATTTGCGGTACTTATTTTTTACTTTTAAAAACCATAGAAATAAACGTTACAAATGCCATTACTCAATTCAGTAATTAAGTGGGTTAATATAAAGCGGAACTATCAAATTCAGTATTATCGCGAGTACCCACACGAAATTCAGAACGAAACTCTTTTCGAGTTGCTGCTAAATGCAAGAAACACAGAATGGGGGAAAGCACACAATTTCAACAAGATAGATTCCCATAAAGATTTTCAAAAAAGTATGCCTTTACAGCATTACAACGACATAAAACCTTATGTTGAACGAATGCGAAAAGGCGAAAAGGATTTGCTGTGGCCGGGCGAAGTAAAATGGTTTGCCAAATCATCGGGTACAACAAGCGATAAAAGCAAATTTATTCCGGTAACCAAAGAGGCCTTGGAAGAATGCCATTTAAGAGGGCCGAAAGACGTATTTGCCCAATACATTACTAATCACCCCGATAGTAAAGTTGTAAAAGGCAAAGTACTTACCTTGGGCGGAAGTCACCAGGTAAATAACAGCAGCAATAATTCATTTTACGGCGATTTATCGGCAATTATGCTCGAAAATGTGCCTTTTTGGTCTGACTTGTTCCGCACTCCAACCACCGAAATTGCTCTGATTGAGGAGTTTGAAGAAAAAATTGAAAAGATTATTGATACAGCACTCGACCAGAACATTACATCATTTGCCGGCGTTCCGTCGTGGTATCTTGTACTTTTTAAAAAGGTGCTTGAAAAAACGGGCAAATCAAATTTACTTGAAGTGTGGCCCAACCTCGAAGTTTTTGCACACGGTGGTGTAAATTTCGATCCTTATCGCGAACAATACCGCAGGCTTATTCCTTCGGAACAAATGCATTACCTGGAAACCTACAATGCTTCGGAAGGATTTTTTGGAATACAAGACAACGAACACCGCGATGACATGCTACTCATGCTCGACTATGGCATTTACTACGAGTTTATTCCCATGTCGGAATATGGGAATCCCGATCCGAAGGTGCTAAGTTTAAAAGAAGTTGAACTGAACGAGAACTACGCCATGGTAATTTCGACCAATGCAGGACTGTGGCGGTACATAATTGGCGATACCATAAAGTTTACCTGCAAATATCCGTTTAAGATAAAAGTTACAGGACGAACCAAACATTTTATAAATGCTTTTGGAGAAGAATTAATTATCGACAATGCAGAGCAAGCGATGAAGGTTGCCTGTCATCATACCGGAGCGGTTGTAAATGAATACACTGCCGGACCTGTTTTTATGGGTGATAAGCAAAAAGGAGCACACCAGTGGATTATTGAGTTTGATGTACCACCCAGCGACCTTGATCATTTTATGCGGATACTCGACAATTCATTAAAAACATTAAATTCAGATTACGAAGCGAAACGCCATAAAAACCTTACGCTTGAAATGCCTCACGTGGTTCAGGCTCCATCAGGAACATTTTACGAATGGATGAAACAACGAGGCAAGGTTGGCGGACAAAATAAAATACCCCGACTGGCCAATAACCGAAAATATCTGGATGAAGTTTTGAACATGATGCAGGTATAAACTCAAATTTTTTATACTTTAGATTCTCAAATATAAATTAACATGCACATAGCGATAGCAGGAAATATTGGAGCCGGGAAAACGACTCTGAGCGAGTTACTGGCCAAACATTATAAATGGACTCCACATTACGAAGACGTTGATGAAAATCCTTACTTAAACGATTTTTACAACGACATGCAACGTTGGTCGTTTAACTTGCAGATTTACTTTTTAAACTCACGTTTTAAACAAATCATCGATATCCGTAATTCGGGAAAAACAATTATTCAGGATCGAACCATTTATGAGGATGCTGAAATTTTTGCTCCCAACCTTCATAGCATGGGACTAATGAGTACCCGAGATTTTGGAAACTACAAAACACTTTTCGACTTAATGGTGAGCTTAATTCAACCACCCGATTTGTTGATCTACTTAAGAGCTTCCATTCCTACTCTGGTTAACCAGATACAAAAAAGAGGCAGAGAGTACGAGAATTCGATTCGTTTAGATTATTTAAAACAATTAAACGAACGTTACGATGCATGGATTAGCGGGTATAAAATGGGGAAACTACTAATTATAAATGTTGACGACTTGGATTTTACCACAAATCCGGAAGATCTGAGTTATATAATCGATAAAATCGACGCACAAATTCACGGTTTATTTTAAGCACTTTATAACAAAAACACAAAAAACGGTCATTCCCAATAAAGACAGGAATGACCGTTTTTTATGATGTAAAATAAAACTAGCGAAAATTCAGCCTGCTTAGCCTACTATTTTTTCAATTTCCTTGTGTATTTCAGGCCACTGCGTATCCGGTAGATTTGGCCCCATAACTTCAACTACTTTCCCCGAAACAAGTGCTGCAATTTTTCCACAAACATCAAGGCTGTATCCATTGGTTAATCCATAAAAGAAACCGGCAGAATAAGCATCGCCGGCACCGGTTGTATCCAATGCTTTTGCAGGAATAACTCCAACCTTAACTAGCTCATCGCCCCGTTTAATCATTGAGCCCTCTTTCCCAACTTTAACAATGGTTAGTTCACAGTTTTTCGAAATCTCGTGCAGCGCATCCTCGGGTTCCAAACCTGTAAAAGATTTGGCTTCTTCTTCGTTTGCAAAAACTATATCCACATAATTCTTGATCAGGTCTTTCAAAAAATCGAGATTCGCTTCCACCACATTAAAACTCGAAAGATCAATGGCAATTTTAACTCCCGCCGCTTTTGCTCCTTTGGCACAGGCTGCAATTAAATCGTGGTTAAAAACCAGGTATCCTTCAATGTAAACATATTCATATCCCTCAAAAATATCCGGTGTAAACTCAGCCGGAACCAGTTCGGCGGCTGCTCCCAAATATGTAGCCATTGTACGCTCCGAATCAGGACTAACCATTCCCATCACACGACCGGTGCTTATTTCGCTGTAAAACAAATGTGTTTTAACACCTGCTTTTTCAAAATCACTCTTAAACAAAGTACCCAAATCATCGTGACCGATTTTTCCCATGTAACCGCCATTACCACCTAAATTGGCCATCGAGCGCATGGTATTGGCTACAGAACCTCCTGTTGCCAGTTCGCTTTCTTCGGAATAAATAGTATCGTAAATAATTTTCGATTGATCTGCATCAACCAAAGTCATACTTCCGCGCGGCAATCCAAATTTTTCCAACACCGCGTCATCTTTTAATACTGAAATTACATCAATCAGGGCGTTTCCAACACCCAATACTGCAGGACTATTGTGTTTTGTCATTGTCTTAAATTTTGAGCATGCAAATATCCGAATTTTTATTGAGATACAGAACTTTCCCCACTCTAACGGATTTCGTATAATTTAAATTTTGCCGAATGAAATAATAGTATGATGTTTTTCGTAAATTTGAGTAGTAACCACTATCAGTATCTCCATGACAAAAAAATTTCAGGCAGTTTTATACATTCTAATTTTTATTATACCATTAGGATTAAAAGCACAAATAACAGATACTACCGATCAACAACACTATTCTCCGTACGATTTGATGTCGAATTACTATTCAAAAGATTTTTTGCCATTTGCTAAAACCAATATTTATTTAGGTTTGGATTTTTCGGTGTCTGACAAACAAATGACCAATGCCGATTATCTTTTTCAAAAAGTACTGAATGGGCAACGGCTGGGTTTCGACATCTCGCTGAAAGGAGGTTATTACACAGGAAATTACGGAATGGCCGGTATCAACTTTCACTACACACAAAACGAATTCAACGGACTGGTTTTTCGCGATCCCGACACCATTCAATCAAATTCTATGACTCGCGGATATGCGCTTACTCCCTTTTTTCGCTCGTCGGTGCCCTTAACTCCCAGCGAACGTTTAAGCTTTTATACACAACTGGAGGTAACTTTTGGTGTTGCAAACACACTTACCCGCGACACAAAAAATATAGATGTGGTGAATAAAAAATATTCTACCGACTACAATTTCAGAGTTGGTTTAAGTCCGGGGATTACATTTTTTGCCATGGAGAATTTTGCATTTGAAGTACAGTTAAATGTATTGGGATACGAATTACAGATCAGCGATAAAAAAGTAAATGATGTGGATGAGTCGAGAGTAATCAGACAGAACGTTGATTTTAATATCGATTTATTGTCGCTCGACCTCGGTTTAGCCTACTATTTTGGAGCTAAAAAGAAACATTAAAAAAGTGAGAATTGAAAAACCAGCTAAGAAAGGAACACTCTTAATCAGCACAAAATGAAAAAATTATACATCTGTTTACTTCTGTCCACCCTGTTGTTTTCGTGTGTTAATGAAGACTATTTTGGGCTTTCGCAGTACGGAAACATCAAACGAATAGAAGTTAGCAACCAGGCAGGAAATGCCACCATTGATACTGAAAACAAAAAAGTTACCATCGAAATTCCTGCCGGAGTTGATCTTGCTGCTATAAACATTGAGAAACTGGAACTGTCGTCGTTTGCCACATCAAATAAAACCATTGGCGATAAACTTGATTTAAATGAACCTGAAATTCTGACAGTAATAGCAGAAGATGGATCGAAACATGAATGGGAGATTGAATCGTTTATTGCTTCGGCTACTCCCCAACTGAGTAACTGGGATTTAAACCAGTGGTACAAAACGGCTTCTAATTATTACGAACCCGGTGCCGATGCAGCAACTACCATTTGGGGAACCGGAAACCAGGGAACACAGATTTTAAACAAACTTGCAACCATTCGTGAAGATTTAGGCAATGGTAATTATGCCGCTCACATGGAAACGCTCGACAACGGGGCTCTTGCCGGAACTTTTGGCGCACCCATTTCAGCCGGGTCCATATTTACCGGTGTATTTAATCCCGACAACATTGATCCTTCCAATCCGGAGGCAGCCATTGAATTTGGCTCACCTTTTACAGGACGCCCTAAAAGTATCAGGGTAAAATACTCCTATTCGCCGGGAGCCGTAAATAAAGATAAAAAAGGAAATGTGTTGGATTATGGCGACGCATGCGACATTTATTCACTGTTTGAAATCCGTTTGGGTGGAAATACAGAAAGGCTTGCCACCGCCTGGTTTAGAAGTGAGGAATCACAGGAAACGCTGAGTTCGCTGGAAATTCCGGTTAACTATGGCGAACTCGACAATTCTTTTCCTGATTACATGAAACCCGCGGATCATGGCTTTGTAAGTGCCGATTCAGCAAGTTTTGTATTACCTACTCACATCACTTTTGTTGCTTCATCGAGCTTTGACGGAGCAAATTTTGCCGGAGCAATTGGAAGCTTGCTAATAATTGATGACATCGAAATGATTTACGAATAAACTAGAAATCCTTTTTCGCTAAAAAGATGTATCGCATTTAATAAACAAAACTGCTCCCTCCTAAAAACTCACGTAAAAGCGAAGTTGGCGGAATTTCGTGATCGCTAATGGGTTTAAAATACGACAGGAATTCGAGCAAACGAGTTGATTCGGTATATTCTGCCTGATTTTCCATAACGGTTTTTAAGATAGGTTCGGCGTATTTTTTTAGTACTGCCAGTTCGTAAATGGTTGCCGAATTAAACATTACATCTGCATTTTCCTGGTATGGGAAAATATTTTTCTCCTCACCTTTTCGAACCGATGGCCAGCGTTTTATAGTGTCAGCCGCCAGGTATCCGCGGTAATTGTAGTCACGAATCATTCGGCGCAACAGACGATTGTCGGCCGTTGAAATATGCGTGTGCTCGTCAACCGAAATCTGGGTAAGTGCCGAGATAAATATTTTAAAGGTATTTTCGTTGTGCACATCGGTTAACAAACCCGGATTCATACCGTGAATTCCTTCCACAATTAAAATGTCACCTTGTCCCAGTTTTAAAGTTGTTCCGTTCGCTCCACGTCGGCCACTGTGAAAATCGAACTTTGGCAAA contains:
- a CDS encoding PCMD domain-containing protein, translating into MKKLYICLLLSTLLFSCVNEDYFGLSQYGNIKRIEVSNQAGNATIDTENKKVTIEIPAGVDLAAINIEKLELSSFATSNKTIGDKLDLNEPEILTVIAEDGSKHEWEIESFIASATPQLSNWDLNQWYKTASNYYEPGADAATTIWGTGNQGTQILNKLATIREDLGNGNYAAHMETLDNGALAGTFGAPISAGSIFTGVFNPDNIDPSNPEAAIEFGSPFTGRPKSIRVKYSYSPGAVNKDKKGNVLDYGDACDIYSLFEIRLGGNTERLATAWFRSEESQETLSSLEIPVNYGELDNSFPDYMKPADHGFVSADSASFVLPTHITFVASSSFDGANFAGAIGSLLIIDDIEMIYE
- a CDS encoding DUF3667 domain-containing protein produces the protein MLPKILPRFKHSKSEEDYKNVTCANCETKFDGHFCPNCGQSVKEFDKPISFVLYNFLGDFFAFDTRFFKTFIALLFRPGFLSKEYIEGRRVRYAPPFRVYVFVSFVLFLLLQIYTNKGLVTVLDSEKTKVGLDSSSVVMADSVLNTVSVEMAASEMAETDSLLNQIGIKVDTTKLYGEGRAGVDLAELFKENSVRSILDNSINKLEEELKTEEDPAERADIQKYLRILRSPEQTNANILKYISWAFFLLLPLLAVILKLVYIRRKQNYMRHLVFSIHIHSFIFVVMILIVGLFMLFGTSIINIVSFLLLVTPIYLIIAMWKFYGQSIGKTIIKFITVSFIYNVIFMIVIFTAALKALNLG
- a CDS encoding adenosine kinase gives rise to the protein MTKHNSPAVLGVGNALIDVISVLKDDAVLEKFGLPRGSMTLVDADQSKIIYDTIYSEESELATGGSVANTMRSMANLGGNGGYMGKIGHDDLGTLFKSDFEKAGVKTHLFYSEISTGRVMGMVSPDSERTMATYLGAAAELVPAEFTPDIFEGYEYVYIEGYLVFNHDLIAACAKGAKAAGVKIAIDLSSFNVVEANLDFLKDLIKNYVDIVFANEEEAKSFTGLEPEDALHEISKNCELTIVKVGKEGSMIKRGDELVKVGVIPAKALDTTGAGDAYSAGFFYGLTNGYSLDVCGKIAALVSGKVVEVMGPNLPDTQWPEIHKEIEKIVG
- a CDS encoding nucleoside kinase → MRPYQISLDDYFVDRELTPKDEHGEYDFEALEAIDIDYFNKQLVELFEGKEVRLPKFDFHSGRRGANGTTLKLGQGDILIVEGIHGMNPGLLTDVHNENTFKIFISALTQISVDEHTHISTADNRLLRRMIRDYNYRGYLAADTIKRWPSVRKGEEKNIFPYQENADVMFNSATIYELAVLKKYAEPILKTVMENQAEYTESTRLLEFLSYFKPISDHEIPPTSLLREFLGGSSFVY
- a CDS encoding CvpA family protein — encoded protein: MNYIDIVLGIILILAAINGFKKGLIAEVASLAALILGIWGAIKFSYVTSEFLIDNFNLKTDHLNLISFAVTFVVIVILVHVVSSAVNKLVETVMLGFVNKLAGVVFGVLKSALILSIILVVFNKIDEDVHILSESAKENSRMYEPIRSFAPTIFPFIDVWEIDLKDKKIEKKNVA
- a CDS encoding GH3 auxin-responsive promoter family protein yields the protein MPLLNSVIKWVNIKRNYQIQYYREYPHEIQNETLFELLLNARNTEWGKAHNFNKIDSHKDFQKSMPLQHYNDIKPYVERMRKGEKDLLWPGEVKWFAKSSGTTSDKSKFIPVTKEALEECHLRGPKDVFAQYITNHPDSKVVKGKVLTLGGSHQVNNSSNNSFYGDLSAIMLENVPFWSDLFRTPTTEIALIEEFEEKIEKIIDTALDQNITSFAGVPSWYLVLFKKVLEKTGKSNLLEVWPNLEVFAHGGVNFDPYREQYRRLIPSEQMHYLETYNASEGFFGIQDNEHRDDMLLMLDYGIYYEFIPMSEYGNPDPKVLSLKEVELNENYAMVISTNAGLWRYIIGDTIKFTCKYPFKIKVTGRTKHFINAFGEELIIDNAEQAMKVACHHTGAVVNEYTAGPVFMGDKQKGAHQWIIEFDVPPSDLDHFMRILDNSLKTLNSDYEAKRHKNLTLEMPHVVQAPSGTFYEWMKQRGKVGGQNKIPRLANNRKYLDEVLNMMQV
- a CDS encoding deoxynucleoside kinase gives rise to the protein MHIAIAGNIGAGKTTLSELLAKHYKWTPHYEDVDENPYLNDFYNDMQRWSFNLQIYFLNSRFKQIIDIRNSGKTIIQDRTIYEDAEIFAPNLHSMGLMSTRDFGNYKTLFDLMVSLIQPPDLLIYLRASIPTLVNQIQKRGREYENSIRLDYLKQLNERYDAWISGYKMGKLLIINVDDLDFTTNPEDLSYIIDKIDAQIHGLF